A single window of Venturia canescens isolate UGA chromosome 3, ASM1945775v1, whole genome shotgun sequence DNA harbors:
- the LOC122408498 gene encoding nuclear transcription factor Y subunit gamma-like, producing the protein MEVNIAQIQLDVNAIKKKVENLENTDKLRSPNTESTRIHPRLTDIPEENEDEESDDDEEQQQQRQTFRNEMTSTNKIKIKPPTFDGSSNKRPIKFIKEFRHYCEVTNPTFTEMKYLLSQSLEKAAKEWWELVEDQVNSFEDVEKRFTNRFWSHDVQRRVRKDLEFGKYPEKPGKLTKVEYATRTFGAARDLIPPPSDPDIVASLSQHFTEEIRATIISRGFETLEQLIEFLEKLDQSGPVNTGTEEGKPQNQKPNSNDKNEQRPFKMPPPNNWNNNGYQNNNNRGNQNWQNNRQNWNQNNGGFQNNRGYQNTNGYNQQNRNFNYQQNYGNQRPNNGNFNRNQQNGGQNGNNRPNYSREQNQNQNRGSPQNNGGYRPTPNNNNAQQPPIQTIEAQVESQPSTSKAGNA; encoded by the coding sequence ATGGAGGTTAATATTGCCCAAATTCAACTCGATGTCaacgcaataaaaaaaaaggtcgaaaatttggagaatacGGACAAATTACGCAGTCCAAATACCGAGAGCACCCGGATTCATCCACGATTGACGGACATCCCGGAAGAAAACGAAGATGAAGAATCGGATGACGATGAGGAGCAACAACAACAGAGGCAAACGTTCCGGAACGAGATGACATCGaccaacaaaattaaaatcaagCCTCCAACATTCGATGGATCGAGCAATAAACGACcgattaaattcataaaagaaTTTCGACATTATTGCGAGGTGACGAACCCAACGTTCACCGAAATGAAGTACTTACTCAGCCAATCACTTGAGAAAGCCGCCAAGGAATGGTGGGAACTGGTCGAGGACCAGGTTAATAGTTTTGAAGACGTCGAAAAACGATTTACAAATCGATTTTGGAGTCACGACGTGCAACGAAGAGTGCGTAAAGACCTGGAATTCGGGAAATATCCTGAAAAGCCAGGCAAATTAACAAAAGTGGAATATGCAACTCGGACGTTCGGAGCGGCCCGTGATTTGATTCCGCCACCGAGCGATCCGGACATTGTTGCATCCCTTTCGCAGCACTTTACCGAGGAGATAAGAGCGACAATCATAAGTCGTGGGTTCGAAACCCTCGAGCAGCTGATCGAGTTCCTGGAGAAACTCGATCAAAGTGGGCCTGTAAATACAGGAACTGAGGAAGGAAAACCTCAAAATCAAAAACCAAACAGCAATGACAAAAATGAGCAACGGCCATTTAAAATGCCTCCGCCAAACAACTGGAACAACAATGGTTACCAGAACAATAACAATCGCGGGAATCAAAACTGGCAAAATAATCGCCAGAATTGGAATCAGAACAATGGAGGATTCCAAAATAACCGAGGTTACCAAAACACTAACGGTTATAATCAACAAAATCGCAATTTCAATTATCAACAGAATTACGGAAATCAACGGCCGAATAATGGAAATTTCAATCGGAATCAACAAAATGGAGGGCAAAACGGAAATAATCGCCCAAATTACAGCCGTGAgcaaaaccaaaaccaaaatcgAGGATCACCTCAAAACAATGGGGGATATCGCCCGACTCCGAATAACAACAACGCACAGCAACCACCGATTCAAACAATTGAGGCTCAAGTAGAATCTCAACCATCAACATCAAAAGCGGGAAACGCGTAG
- the LOC122407900 gene encoding uncharacterized protein yields MLAYLALVMIAALAHPVFSMVGYDCGSSAMNITTVSLLTVGECNIPSPEVEVHEQYIELLQLNEFAETEVLQCKIEIFRVIFYCGMSSHIATVDNAQLEYIEMVSRDACKDMHKFGKAMIGQTIITGIQPNRTTRTSITFAGSVKNDGTCYGASYADPYGSWNNVVVQGTVKISLRNYMAQVSLESNQIYLRSGTVCALLETNCQDADGGNTFWDSRPLDNCKFDRYGILFDGIAKKIRDVDSDVSRSLYSVTTTDVTFALTSRETHNICGYEVVSTEHPKLFIFETTPGTSFAVHGKVSVANLDIFAYVNSKFLYVERHIRQQMKSLYHDVLKRQCDRERQILQNSLAIASQAPDEFAFRLMKGPGYMALVAGEVVHIVKCIPVEVTLLRLEECYNQLPVARGNETFFLTPRTHILSHKGTQTTCNRLLPPYYLFGDAWYKFTPIPEAALPPEIMRPTTKQTWKYTNPASLAASGIYTKEDTDNLRQRIMFPLEKPVVIDNIVRGINGESTVNQGERFVNLLDENSIKHIAESAWKHTWGRFIQFGTASAGFIGILLIFRAIKLIVDTIVHGYALHTVYGWSIYLLGAVWSSITNLLIHLGRQPKEDVSDDVERGMDLEKYQSSPTPRINKCPLHQSNNSTHK; encoded by the coding sequence aTGTTGGCCTATCTCGCGCTGGTGATGATCGCAGCTCTCGCCCATCCCGTTTTTTCCATGGTGGGATACGATTGCGGATCGAGCGCAATGAATATTACAACTGTATCGTTGTTGACCGTCGGAGAATGCAACATACCAAGTCCAGAAGTGGAAGTCCATGAACAATATATTGAATTATTGCAACTCAACGAATTCGCGGAAACGGAAGTGTTGCAAtgcaaaatcgaaatttttcgcgttatattttattgtgGTATGTCTTCTCATATTGCAACCGTGGATAACGCGCAATTGGAATATATCGAAATGGTAAGCCGTGATGCATGCAAGGACATGCACAAATTCGGAAAAGCAATGATAGGGCAAACGATTATAACCGGAATACAACCCAATCGAACAACGAGGACTAGTATAACTTTTGCTGGCTCCGTGAAAAACGACGGGACATGCTATGGGGCATCGTATGCTGACCCTTATGGATCTTGGAATAACGTGGTTGTACAGGGTACCGTAAAAATCTCCTTGCGAAACTATATGGCTCAAGTTAGTTTGGAATCGAACCAAATCTATTTACGCTCCGGAACTGTATGCGCGCTGCTCGAAACAAATTGCCAGGATGCTGACGGTGGAAACACTTTTTGGGATTCGCGACCGCTCGACAATTGTAAATTTGATCGCTATGGAATTCTCTTCGATGGCATTGCGAAAAAGATAAGAGATGTTGATTCGGACGTATCGCGTAGTCTTTACTCCGTAACTACAACGGATGTAACTTTTGCATTGACGAGTAGAGAAACTCATAACATCTGCGGTTATGAAGTTGTTAGTACCGAACATCCTAAGCTGTTTATATTTGAAACGACACCGGGAACCTCGTTTGCTGTTCATGGAAAAGTTTCGGTAGCTAACTTGGACATATTTGCGTACgtcaattcgaaatttttatacgtAGAAAGACATATCAGGCAACAAATGAAGTCACTATACCATGATGTTTTGAAACGACAATGCGACAGAGAAAGGCAGATTTTACAAAATAGTTTAGCTATCGCGAGTCAAGCTCCAGACGAGTTTGCATTTAGACTGATGAAAGGACCAGGCTATATGGCGCTTGTGGCTGGCGAAGTTGTGCATATTGTTAAGTGCATTCCCGTAGAAGTAACTTTATTGCGCCTTGAAGAATGCTATAATCAATTACCAGTTGCACGTGgaaacgaaactttttttcttacccCACGTACACATATCTTGTCGCATAAAGGAACTCAGACAACGTGCAACCGATTACTGCCACCCTATTATCTTTTCGGAGATGCATGGTATAAATTTACACCGATTCCGGAAGCAGCTTTGCCACCTGAAATTATGAGGCCAACCACGAAACAAACATGGAAATATACAAATCCGGCATCACTCGCGGCCAGTGGAATATACACGAAAGAGGATACCGATAATTTACGCCAACGCATAATGTTTCCCCTCGAGAAACCGGTAGTGATCGATAACATTGTCCGAGGTATCAACGGCGAATCAACCGTAAACCAAGGCGAACGGTTTGTCAATCTTTTGgacgaaaattcgataaaacatATTGCGGAATCAGCATGGAAGCACACGTGGGGGCGGTTTATCCAATTCGGCACCGCTAGTGCCGGATTCATTGGAATTCTACTCATTTTTCGAGCGATTAAGCTTATCGTGGATACCATCGTACATGGATACGCTTTGCATACAGTATACGGGTGGTCAATTTATCTGCTCGGAGCTGTATGGAGTTCGATAACGAATTTGTTAATTCATCTCGGTCGGCAACCCAAGGAAGACGTGTCAGATGACGTCGAACGTGGAATGGACCTGGAGAAATACCAAAGTTCTCCAACACCGAGAATAAACAAGTGCCCACTACATCAATCGAACAATTCTACTCATAAGTAG